The Paenibacillus amylolyticus genome contains the following window.
CCAAAGCACCGTTTACCGGATACTTATTGCCATCAGTCTGGTTCATCTGTTCAATGATTCAATCCAGTCAGTCATTCCTGCCATTTTTCCGATTCTCAAAGACTCCATGCATCTCACGTATACGCAGATCGGATGGATTTCCTTTGCCATCAACTTTACCGCATCCATTATGCAGCCTGTCGTAGGCTGGTTTGCTGATAAAAAACCGACACCATCCATCCTGCCCATCGGCATGGGTTTTACATTTACCGGCATGTTGCTGCTGGCCTTCGCTGACAGTTATATGACTGTCCTGATCTCCGTAATCTTTGTCGGTCTGGGTTCAGCGGCTTTCCATCCGGAAGGTTCGCGAGTATCCCATATGGCTGCTGGTCAGCGCCGTGGTCTGGCACAGTCCATCTTCCAGGTCGGTGGTAATGCCGGGCAATCGCTTGCCCCATTGCTTACACGCTGGATCTTTATCCCGTTTGGACTATTCGGTGCGATTGGATTCACAGGCATTGCTGCCATGGGGATTGCAGTTCAGATCTACATCGCCCGTTGGTATGGCCGCATGCTGCAATCGGGTGGATACCTGCGTAGGCAGGCTGCTGCCCGTCGTGCACCCAATCCTGCTTTACGTAAAAAGATTACTGCCGCCATCACACTATTGATCTTGCTCGTTTTTGTTCGTTCCTGGTATATCGCTTCGATTGGCAGCTTCTATGCGTTTAATCTGAAAGATACCTTTGGATTATCAACAGAGGACGCGCAGATCTATATCTTCCTGTTCCTGGCTGCCGGAGCACTTGGTACGTTCTTTGGAGGACCTCTTGCGGATCGATTCGGCAAACGTAACCTGATCTTCCTGTCCATGGCCGGAGCTGCTCCACTTGCTCTGTTGCTGCCTTATGCGAATCTGTTTTGGACAGGTGTACTCTTAACCATTATTGGTTTTATCATGTTATCCAGCTTCTCGGTTACGGTGGTCTATGCACAAATGCTGATTCCAGGCAAAATCGGAACGGTTTCCGGTCTGATTACGGGTCTGGCATTTGGTATGGGAGGTCTCGGTGCACTCGTGTTGGGTAACTGGATTGACGTCTTCGGCGTATCCCCGTGATGCAGATGTGCAGCTTCCTGCCCCTGCTCGGGATCTTCACGTTCCTGCTTCCATCCGATAAATTGCTGAATATCTGGGCGAAAGAAAACGGTAGTGAAGAGTAAGCAATACATCAACAGGTGTCCACACTTTATTCTATATTGGCTCCAATCCTTACGTGGCAATTAGCTGTGCTAACGAACCTGACACCTCTTATTTGAACAAATACCACATATTTCTCAATCTAAGGAATCTCAGCAACGCTATTCCCGAGAAAAAGGCCGAAAACCTTGCAATGTACATGTGAAATGTAGAAATAACGTGTCTGAGATTCTTTAGAAATCGGAATGAGCGAAATATCGCCAAATAGCTTCTGCTGAGTTCGTTAGATTTCACTTTCGTCACCTACATTTGAAGTCTAAACAAACTGTTTAAACCATAACAACAAAAAGGGTTCCCGCTATCTGTATTTCCAGACCGGCAGGAACCCTTTTTGTTATATTTATTTTTCGCACAGATAGCCTCAACCGTATTACTCCAAATTACTCCAAGTCACACATCACAACGTTGCTACCTTAAGCTGTAATGAGTTCCTTCACATCTTCAAACTCCAGGAATACCGTTGCTGTATTTTCCATAGGATGAATTCCGATTTTTTTAACCGATTAGACTTGTCAAAGACGACGGTTACGTTTTTCTGAGTATTATTGAGAACCCCCATAGGATTGACGTGCACTTTTTACAGTTTAAGGCATTCCAACAAATCCTTTTCGCTAGCAAAACTGAGTTTGCGGCTAGGTATCTTCTCGCTTAAACTTCTCAAATCAACTAACTTCGTTCCAGCAATCGTCACCAGATCATAGTTGCGTTTCTTGTCATCACGCAGGAATAGGTTTTTAACGATATGTTCTGTAGGTGGAATTTGGTAAAAGAACATTTCCTCCATCGTATATACTGCGGGATGTTCAATACTCTCGTAAACGATATTATTGCGATCCAAAAGATCAATAGAATCCTTGTTTGTTTAACATGTAAAATTCATCTCTTTCATTGAAAATGAAGTATTCTTCTGCAATATTACGTTTTCTATAAATTACTTCAAACGCTGAAGGATCAGCCTCTTTTTGTAAAGCATTTTGCCTGCTTCCGCTACATCCCGGATCGTATTTTTGTTGCTCACTGATCCAAACACCATGCCGGCAATAGGAATGAGCTGGAACAGCTTTTTCCAACCAAAGGATTCACTATAGGAATTAAAAACTTCCCGCCAGCCCTGCATCTGCGATACCACTTCCATGGGCTTGTCCGGATCGTCGTAAGCGGCCAGTTCTTCGATGATTGCTTTCTTGCCCACGATATCAGCGGATGAGAATTGCAGACATTTCACAATAAAAATACGCTCCAGGGGTTCATCGGGATCATACCCGTAACATAGCGCCATCTCCTGAAGTACCTTCAAGGAAAGTCCCATCACCATCGGAATATCTGCTGCAATGGTTACAATGCCACCAAATCCTGTCAGCTGCCCCTGAGCCGCAGCAAACTTCATTCGACTCTCGGTAATGT
Protein-coding sequences here:
- a CDS encoding YbaK/EbsC family protein, which produces MDRNNIVYESIEHPAVYTMEEMFFYQIPPTEHIVKNLFLRDDKKRNYDLVTIAGTKLVDLRSLSEKIPSRKLSFASEKDLLECLKL
- a CDS encoding EcsC family protein, which produces MDSRETLDQELEQILKWEKEQKDLFIWDKIGRLPFAMLDKVMPKALKQKIGDSLNDVGQYVQHGGKFLVQKKKVAKLLQEEAEKFGYSMLDATHTLEQEAETEGITKIHSVEKLPLQVLDQVADNITESRMKFAAAQGQLTGFGGIVTIAADIPMVMGLSLKVLQEMALCYGYDPDEPLERIFIVKCLQFSSADIVGKKAIIEELAAYDDPDKPMEVVSQMQGWREVFNSYSESFGWKKLFQLIPIAGMVFGSVSNKNTIRDVAEAGKMLYKKRLILQRLK